The Nocardioides sp. S5 genome includes a window with the following:
- a CDS encoding substrate-binding domain-containing protein — MRLRTTTSRQQSRRYSGLVVGAVAVLALSACTGSAEDAADDEEGGSGSAPVAAGSNDEEGDTVTIGFSAPAADHGWMAAITNNVRDLAEQYPDIDLQVAEGTNDVSLQISQVETFINDGVDAIVLLPFDGAAMTPVALQAMEAGIPVINVDREFDDPNAARVTVLGDNYGMGVSAGTYICEQAGGDEDVVVAEIAGIDALPLTQDRSQGFEDALSECGLDVDARQAAEFTVESGEEVASQILQSESQIDFLWNHDDDQGIGVLAAIENAGRDEFVMVGGAGSANAMREIQDDSGVLKATVIYPSTQGADGVKLARLLVQQKGVADLVEVEVPRMVQLYAPVVTADNVDDYIDTAFES; from the coding sequence ATGCGACTGCGCACCACCACCTCACGGCAGCAGAGCCGCCGCTACTCCGGCCTCGTGGTCGGCGCGGTCGCCGTCCTCGCCCTGTCCGCCTGCACCGGAAGCGCCGAGGACGCGGCCGACGACGAGGAGGGCGGCTCCGGCTCGGCTCCCGTCGCAGCGGGCAGCAACGACGAGGAGGGTGACACCGTCACCATCGGCTTCTCCGCCCCGGCGGCCGACCACGGCTGGATGGCCGCCATCACCAACAACGTCCGCGACCTCGCCGAGCAGTACCCCGACATCGACCTGCAGGTCGCCGAGGGCACCAACGACGTCAGCCTGCAGATCAGCCAGGTCGAGACCTTCATCAACGACGGGGTGGACGCGATCGTGCTGCTCCCGTTCGACGGAGCGGCGATGACCCCGGTCGCGCTGCAGGCGATGGAGGCCGGCATCCCGGTCATCAACGTCGACCGCGAGTTCGACGACCCCAACGCCGCGCGCGTCACCGTGCTCGGCGACAACTACGGGATGGGTGTCTCCGCTGGCACCTACATCTGTGAGCAGGCCGGGGGTGACGAGGACGTCGTCGTCGCCGAGATCGCCGGCATCGACGCCCTGCCCCTGACCCAGGACCGCAGCCAGGGCTTCGAGGACGCGCTGTCCGAGTGCGGCCTCGACGTCGACGCCCGCCAGGCGGCCGAGTTCACCGTCGAGAGCGGTGAGGAGGTCGCCTCCCAGATCCTGCAGTCGGAGTCGCAGATCGACTTCCTGTGGAACCACGACGACGACCAGGGCATCGGCGTCCTGGCCGCCATCGAGAACGCCGGTCGTGACGAGTTCGTGATGGTCGGTGGCGCCGGCTCGGCCAACGCTATGCGGGAGATCCAGGACGACAGCGGCGTGCTGAAGGCGACGGTCATCTACCCGTCGACGCAGGGCGCCGACGGCGTCAAGCTCGCCCGCCTGCTCGTGCAGCAGAAGGGGGTCGCCGACCTGGTCGAGGTCGAGGTCCCGCGCATGGTCCAGCTCTACGCGCCGGTCGTGACCGCGGACAACGTCGACGACTACATCGACACGGCCTTCGAGTCCTGA
- a CDS encoding Gfo/Idh/MocA family oxidoreductase, which yields MSSEHDTLSVGMVGYAFMGVAHSQAWRNAPRFFDLPLHPRMAAVAGRDHAKVIAAASRLGWESTESSWQALVARDDIDLIDVCTPGDTHAEIAIAALEAGKHVLCEKPLANSVEEAEAMVRAAERAAANGVRAMVGFTYRRVPAIALARQLVAEGRIGTIHHVRAQYLQDWIVDPEAPLSWRLERARAGSGALGDIGAHIIDLAQFITGDTIATVTGRLETFVKERPLPAEAHTGLSGTAGTSGRGPVDVDDAAAFLAHFRGGALGVFEATRFANGRKNAIRIEVNGSRGSLAFDFEDMNVLHFFDGSEDVTTAGFRRILVTEPEHPYVAAWWPAGHVIGYEHGFTHQVVDLVTDIARGVDPTPSFADGLQVQRVLAAVEASSLSSAWQDVPA from the coding sequence ATGAGCTCCGAGCACGACACGCTGTCCGTGGGGATGGTGGGCTACGCCTTCATGGGGGTGGCCCACTCCCAGGCATGGCGCAACGCCCCCCGCTTCTTCGACCTGCCGCTCCACCCGCGGATGGCGGCGGTGGCAGGCCGCGACCACGCCAAGGTCATCGCCGCGGCCTCCCGGCTCGGATGGGAGAGCACCGAGTCCTCGTGGCAGGCGCTCGTCGCCCGCGACGACATCGACCTCATCGACGTCTGCACCCCCGGTGACACGCACGCCGAGATCGCGATCGCGGCGCTCGAGGCCGGCAAGCACGTGCTGTGCGAGAAGCCGCTGGCCAACTCGGTCGAGGAGGCGGAGGCGATGGTGCGGGCGGCGGAGAGGGCCGCGGCGAACGGCGTACGTGCCATGGTCGGCTTCACCTACCGGCGCGTGCCCGCGATCGCCCTGGCCCGCCAGCTGGTCGCCGAGGGTCGCATCGGCACGATCCACCACGTCCGCGCGCAGTACCTCCAGGACTGGATCGTCGACCCCGAGGCGCCGCTGTCGTGGCGCCTGGAGCGGGCGCGGGCCGGGTCCGGGGCGCTGGGCGACATCGGCGCCCACATCATCGACCTGGCCCAGTTCATCACCGGGGACACCATCGCCACCGTGACCGGGAGGCTGGAGACGTTCGTCAAGGAGCGCCCGCTGCCCGCCGAGGCCCACACCGGGCTTTCGGGGACGGCCGGCACGAGTGGTCGCGGCCCGGTCGACGTCGACGACGCGGCCGCCTTCCTCGCCCACTTCCGCGGAGGCGCGCTGGGCGTGTTCGAGGCCACCCGGTTCGCGAACGGCCGCAAGAACGCCATCCGCATCGAGGTCAACGGATCCCGCGGGAGCCTGGCCTTCGACTTCGAGGACATGAACGTCCTGCACTTCTTCGACGGGTCCGAGGACGTGACGACCGCCGGCTTCCGCCGGATCCTGGTCACCGAGCCCGAGCACCCCTACGTCGCCGCCTGGTGGCCCGCCGGTCACGTCATCGGCTACGAGCACGGCTTCACCCACCAGGTCGTCGACCTCGTCACCGACATCGCCAGGGGCGTGGACCCCACGCCGTCGTTCGCCGACGGCCTGCAGGTCCAGCGGGTCCTGGCGGCCGTCGAGGCCAGCTCGCTCAGCTCCGCCTGGCAGGACGTACCTGCATGA
- a CDS encoding sugar phosphate isomerase/epimerase family protein, whose amino-acid sequence MTRPVTLFTGQWADLPFEEVCRLASGWGYDGLEIACWGDHFDPWAAVEDDSYVPAKLEVLEKHDLQVFAISNHLKGQAVCDDPIDERHRGILPDRIWGDGEAEGVRQRAAEEMKMTARAARRLGVDVVVGFTGSSIWKYVAMFPPATQDMVDAGYQDFADRWNPILDVFDSEGVRFAHEVHPSEIAYDYWTTVRALEAVDHREAFGLNWDPSHFVWQDLDPVGFLWDFKDRIYHVDCKDAKKQVGNGRNGRMGSHLPWADPRRGWDFVSTGHGDVPWEQCFRMLNTIGYDGPISVEWEDAGMDRLVGAPEALELVRRLAFDAPDAAFDAAFSTTD is encoded by the coding sequence ATGACTCGCCCTGTCACCCTGTTCACCGGCCAGTGGGCCGACCTCCCGTTCGAGGAGGTCTGCCGGCTCGCGTCCGGCTGGGGCTACGACGGCCTGGAGATCGCCTGCTGGGGCGACCACTTCGACCCGTGGGCCGCGGTCGAGGACGACTCCTACGTCCCGGCCAAGCTGGAGGTGCTCGAGAAGCACGACCTGCAGGTCTTCGCGATCAGCAACCACCTCAAGGGCCAGGCGGTCTGCGACGACCCGATCGACGAGCGCCACCGTGGCATCCTCCCTGACCGCATCTGGGGCGACGGCGAGGCGGAAGGAGTACGCCAGCGCGCCGCGGAGGAGATGAAGATGACCGCGCGCGCCGCCCGCAGGCTCGGTGTCGACGTGGTGGTCGGGTTCACCGGCTCCTCGATCTGGAAGTACGTCGCGATGTTCCCGCCCGCCACGCAGGACATGGTCGACGCCGGCTACCAGGACTTCGCGGACCGCTGGAACCCGATCCTCGACGTCTTCGACAGCGAGGGTGTCCGCTTCGCCCACGAGGTGCACCCCTCGGAGATCGCCTACGACTACTGGACGACGGTGCGCGCCCTGGAGGCCGTCGACCACCGTGAGGCCTTCGGCCTCAACTGGGACCCCAGCCACTTCGTGTGGCAGGACCTCGACCCCGTCGGGTTCCTCTGGGACTTCAAGGACCGGATCTACCACGTCGACTGCAAGGACGCGAAGAAGCAGGTCGGCAACGGCCGCAACGGCCGGATGGGCTCCCACCTCCCGTGGGCCGACCCGCGTCGCGGGTGGGACTTCGTCTCGACCGGGCACGGCGACGTCCCGTGGGAGCAGTGCTTCAGGATGCTCAACACCATCGGCTACGACGGGCCGATCTCGGTCGAGTGGGAGGACGCCGGGATGGACCGGCTCGTCGGGGCGCCCGAGGCGCTGGAGCTCGTACGACGCCTGGCGTTCGACGCGCCCGACGCCGCCTTCGACGCCGCCTTCAGCACGACGGACTAG
- a CDS encoding DUF1707 domain-containing protein → MRGFRAKDSDRDRFVELIEAAYVDGQLGAVDRDLRVSRALSAETLDELQTLTRDLQPPPGGVPAVATRTAVHPGRLLGVLLLLGAVVAVLGIGVAALVLLADVDTGSDTSPSVAVESGQAEPVPQQQAGAEPSFEMTPAGVRGFVRAYEGQFGTREAFEVGFFPARVGVQVPVRGSRPRMERWTWDGEWRQDTEAGAVAGPLGLVDVGAIDVRRLFANITTARRTLEVEDGRFTHALLVRWGGDPVELNIYVSNDFKETGYLSTTPSGRVVRSVPYGG, encoded by the coding sequence ATGAGGGGCTTCCGGGCGAAGGACTCCGACCGCGACCGCTTCGTCGAGCTGATCGAGGCGGCGTACGTCGACGGGCAGCTGGGCGCGGTCGACCGTGACCTGCGGGTCTCCCGCGCGCTGTCTGCGGAGACGCTCGACGAGCTCCAGACGCTGACGCGCGACCTGCAGCCGCCGCCCGGCGGCGTGCCCGCCGTCGCGACGCGCACCGCGGTGCACCCCGGCAGGCTCCTCGGCGTCCTGCTGCTCCTGGGGGCGGTGGTCGCGGTGCTCGGCATCGGGGTCGCCGCGCTGGTGCTCCTCGCGGACGTCGACACCGGGTCGGACACGTCTCCGTCCGTCGCGGTCGAGTCGGGGCAGGCGGAGCCGGTGCCCCAGCAGCAGGCCGGGGCCGAGCCGTCCTTCGAGATGACCCCGGCCGGGGTGCGCGGCTTCGTCCGGGCCTACGAGGGCCAGTTCGGCACGCGTGAGGCGTTCGAGGTGGGCTTCTTCCCCGCCCGGGTCGGCGTGCAGGTGCCGGTGCGCGGCTCCCGGCCGCGGATGGAGCGGTGGACCTGGGACGGCGAGTGGCGCCAGGACACCGAGGCGGGGGCGGTCGCGGGTCCGCTCGGGCTGGTCGACGTCGGCGCGATCGACGTACGCCGCCTGTTCGCCAACATCACCACGGCGCGCCGCACGCTCGAGGTCGAGGACGGGCGCTTCACGCACGCGCTGCTCGTCCGGTGGGGCGGCGACCCGGTGGAGCTCAACATCTACGTCAGCAACGACTTCAAGGAGACCGGCTACCTCAGCACGACGCCGTCGGGCCGGGTCGTGCGCAGCGTCCCCTACGGCGGCTGA
- a CDS encoding MaoC family dehydratase → MKTNAGNFFEDFTLGQVIEHATPRTITEGDRALYGAIYPTRFAVPSSAEFAASVGLSPHPVEELVGFHVAFGKTVPDVSLNAVANLGYAECRFHLPVVPGDTLRTRSEVIGLKENSNGRTGVVWVRSTATNQRGEVVIDWARWVMVHKRSAESPAPETVVPSLADAVVPGDLVVPAGLDFSAYDAAAAGSPHRLGDYEVGERIDHVDGVTLTDAEHMMATRLWQNTAKVHFNTDARPDGRRLVYGGHVISLARSLSFNGLANAQLVAAINAGAHVAPAFADDTVHAWSEVLEVAELDAPAVGALRLRLVATRGRDESMTLRGADGKYADGVLLDLDYWAFVPR, encoded by the coding sequence ATGAAGACGAACGCCGGCAACTTCTTCGAGGACTTCACGCTCGGGCAGGTCATCGAGCACGCCACCCCGCGCACGATCACCGAGGGTGACCGGGCGCTCTACGGCGCGATCTACCCGACCCGCTTCGCGGTCCCGTCCTCCGCGGAGTTCGCCGCCTCGGTCGGGCTCTCCCCGCACCCCGTCGAGGAGCTGGTGGGCTTTCACGTCGCCTTCGGCAAGACCGTCCCCGACGTGTCGCTCAACGCGGTGGCCAACCTCGGCTACGCGGAGTGCCGCTTCCACCTGCCGGTCGTGCCGGGCGACACGCTGCGCACCCGCTCGGAGGTCATCGGCCTCAAGGAGAACTCCAACGGGCGCACCGGCGTGGTGTGGGTGCGCTCGACCGCGACCAACCAGCGCGGCGAGGTCGTCATCGACTGGGCGCGCTGGGTGATGGTGCACAAGCGCTCGGCGGAGTCCCCTGCTCCCGAGACGGTGGTGCCGTCGCTTGCCGATGCCGTCGTCCCCGGCGACCTGGTCGTGCCCGCCGGCCTGGACTTCTCGGCGTACGACGCCGCGGCGGCCGGGTCGCCGCACCGGCTCGGCGACTACGAGGTGGGGGAGAGGATCGACCACGTCGACGGCGTGACCCTCACCGACGCCGAGCACATGATGGCCACGCGGCTGTGGCAGAACACCGCGAAGGTGCACTTCAACACCGATGCCCGCCCCGACGGCCGACGCCTCGTCTACGGCGGCCACGTCATCTCGCTGGCCCGCTCGCTGTCCTTCAACGGCCTGGCCAACGCCCAGCTCGTCGCCGCGATCAACGCGGGCGCCCACGTCGCGCCGGCCTTCGCCGACGACACGGTCCACGCGTGGTCGGAGGTGCTCGAGGTCGCCGAGCTCGACGCGCCGGCCGTCGGCGCGCTGCGGCTGCGCCTGGTCGCGACCCGCGGGCGCGACGAGTCGATGACCCTGCGTGGTGCGGACGGGAAGTACGCCGACGGCGTGCTGCTCGACCTCGACTACTGGGCGTTCGTCCCGCGCTGA
- a CDS encoding class I SAM-dependent methyltransferase: MAWDREFFYDTYPRLEARFAARLDESLAPRDPSIMLQVVRELDLPPDSRVVDVGCGDGTHAFRLATHFGLRVLGIDPVQRHLDLARAARRDLVPEIASRVSFERGTATALPVPDASLDLVWCRDVMVHVEHPEDAWAEFARVLRPGGHVVSYQVVATHLLAPDEADWLFDVMGVVPSSADARVVDKAIDRSGLEVVDSIDLAGEWGEWSQEQEGAGGRALLHLARLLREPERYRAEFGDAAYDVMLGDCRWHVHRMSGGLAGRLDVLRRPRRG, encoded by the coding sequence GTGGCCTGGGATCGCGAGTTCTTCTACGACACCTACCCGCGCCTCGAGGCGCGGTTCGCGGCGCGCCTCGACGAGAGCCTCGCCCCGCGCGACCCCTCGATCATGCTGCAGGTGGTGCGCGAGCTCGACCTGCCGCCCGACAGCCGGGTGGTCGACGTCGGCTGCGGCGACGGGACCCACGCCTTCCGGCTGGCGACCCACTTCGGGCTGCGGGTCCTCGGCATCGACCCGGTGCAGCGCCACCTCGACCTGGCCCGCGCCGCCCGGCGCGACCTCGTCCCCGAGATCGCGTCACGCGTCTCCTTCGAGCGCGGCACCGCCACGGCCCTCCCGGTGCCCGACGCGTCGCTGGACCTGGTGTGGTGCCGCGACGTGATGGTCCACGTCGAGCACCCCGAGGACGCCTGGGCGGAGTTCGCCCGGGTGCTGCGTCCCGGCGGCCACGTCGTGTCGTACCAGGTGGTGGCGACCCACCTGCTGGCCCCCGACGAGGCCGACTGGCTCTTCGACGTGATGGGGGTGGTGCCTTCCAGCGCCGACGCGCGGGTCGTGGACAAGGCGATCGATCGCTCCGGCCTGGAAGTGGTCGACTCGATCGACCTGGCAGGGGAGTGGGGCGAGTGGTCGCAGGAGCAGGAGGGGGCGGGCGGCCGCGCGCTGCTGCACCTGGCGCGCCTGCTGCGCGAGCCCGAGCGCTACCGCGCCGAGTTCGGCGACGCGGCGTACGACGTGATGCTCGGCGACTGCCGCTGGCACGTGCACCGCATGTCGGGGGGCCTCGCGGGACGCCTCGACGTGCTCAGGCGGCCGCGCCGCGGTTAA
- a CDS encoding DUF5302 domain-containing protein, with product MADQDPNADIKAKMREALERKKGHLHPDDSASAREKAHGSEVNDKNVAKPMHRRKAGGGGV from the coding sequence ATGGCCGACCAGGACCCCAACGCAGACATCAAGGCGAAGATGAGGGAGGCCCTCGAGCGCAAGAAGGGCCACCTCCATCCCGACGACAGCGCCTCAGCGCGCGAGAAGGCCCACGGCTCGGAGGTCAACGACAAGAACGTCGCCAAGCCGATGCACCGCCGCAAGGCAGGCGGCGGCGGGGTCTGA
- a CDS encoding MFS transporter, with protein MSAAPPADTGRRRARAAIAAAFFTQGLVFISLTTRLPRLQDRWDLGELALSGVLLMMVLLAGAGSLLAERLAPRLDSAVVLRAGLLVVACSVAVVVLAPTAVVFVLALAAYGVGLGLVDATGNMQAVALEHRMGRVVLPSCHGAWTLGGVVAAVLTLATSGAPWSAIAVVSLLPLAAAAAPYLARDHGTAATSTETDVPWRAIVTIGLALVVFYTVDTAAAAWGPVYLDDVFDAPEDLVALATLPYLVASGLVRLVGDRLTERVGAVRLLRAGAAIAFVALALVVAAPTWPVAVAGFTLLGCGVAVVAPLSFSAAAALAGRDADPATRRARVDAVVARFNQFNYVGALLGAVMTGAVGAGSLRVGFAVPLVLVVALFWLARAFAPADDVVSEPSAGR; from the coding sequence ATGAGCGCAGCGCCGCCGGCGGACACCGGACGGCGGCGCGCCCGCGCGGCGATCGCCGCGGCCTTCTTCACCCAGGGCCTGGTCTTCATCAGCCTCACCACCCGGCTGCCGCGCCTGCAGGACCGGTGGGACCTGGGCGAGCTCGCGCTGTCGGGGGTGCTGCTGATGATGGTGCTGCTCGCCGGAGCCGGGTCGCTCCTCGCCGAGCGGCTCGCCCCGCGCCTCGACAGCGCCGTCGTGCTGCGGGCGGGGCTGCTCGTCGTCGCGTGCTCGGTGGCGGTGGTGGTGCTCGCGCCGACCGCGGTGGTCTTCGTGCTCGCGCTGGCGGCGTACGGCGTCGGGCTCGGGCTGGTCGACGCCACCGGCAACATGCAGGCGGTGGCCCTCGAGCACCGCATGGGCCGGGTCGTGCTGCCGTCGTGCCACGGCGCGTGGACGCTCGGCGGTGTCGTCGCAGCCGTGCTGACCCTCGCGACGAGCGGGGCACCGTGGTCGGCGATCGCAGTGGTGTCGCTGCTGCCGCTCGCGGCCGCCGCGGCGCCGTACCTCGCCCGCGACCACGGCACGGCTGCCACGTCGACCGAGACCGACGTGCCGTGGCGCGCGATCGTCACGATCGGGCTCGCGCTCGTCGTCTTCTACACCGTCGACACCGCTGCGGCGGCGTGGGGACCGGTCTACCTCGACGACGTCTTCGACGCACCCGAGGATCTCGTCGCCCTGGCCACGCTCCCCTACCTGGTCGCGAGCGGGCTGGTCCGGCTGGTCGGCGACCGGCTCACCGAGCGGGTGGGTGCCGTGCGGCTGCTGCGGGCGGGCGCGGCGATCGCGTTCGTGGCCCTCGCCCTCGTGGTGGCGGCTCCGACGTGGCCGGTGGCCGTGGCCGGCTTCACGCTGCTGGGCTGCGGGGTCGCCGTCGTGGCGCCACTCAGCTTCTCCGCCGCCGCGGCCCTCGCCGGCCGGGACGCCGACCCGGCGACGCGGCGCGCGCGGGTGGACGCCGTGGTGGCGCGGTTCAACCAGTTCAACTACGTCGGCGCGCTGCTGGGCGCGGTGATGACCGGTGCGGTGGGCGCGGGCTCGCTGCGTGTCGGCTTCGCAGTGCCGCTGGTGCTGGTCGTGGCGCTCTTCTGGCTGGCGCGCGCCTTCGCGCCGGCGGACGACGTCGTGTCGGAGCCGTCCGCCGGCAGGTGA
- a CDS encoding histidine phosphatase family protein, with the protein MSAPASAPAPELWLVRHGETEWSRDGKHTSTTDLPLTDVGEAAARELAPRLADVEFDLVLTSPRRRARRTAELAGFGEAELDEDLVEWAYGDYEGISTPEIRETVPGWTVWSHPSPGGESADEVAARLDRVVERARGHRRTLVFAHGHSLRVLTARWLEQSATEGRFFRLDVSTISVLGFERETPVLLKWNS; encoded by the coding sequence ATGTCTGCCCCTGCCTCTGCCCCTGCCCCCGAGCTCTGGTTGGTGCGCCACGGCGAGACCGAGTGGAGCCGTGACGGCAAGCACACCTCCACCACCGACCTGCCGCTGACCGACGTCGGCGAGGCCGCGGCCCGCGAGCTGGCCCCGCGGCTGGCCGACGTGGAGTTCGACCTGGTGCTCACCAGCCCGCGCCGGCGCGCCCGGCGTACGGCCGAGCTGGCCGGCTTCGGCGAGGCCGAGCTCGACGAGGACCTCGTCGAGTGGGCCTACGGCGACTACGAGGGCATCTCCACCCCCGAGATCCGCGAGACCGTCCCGGGCTGGACCGTCTGGTCGCATCCGTCGCCCGGTGGCGAGAGCGCCGACGAGGTCGCCGCCCGTCTCGACCGCGTGGTGGAGCGTGCGCGCGGCCACCGCCGCACGCTCGTCTTCGCCCACGGCCACTCCTTGCGGGTGCTCACCGCCCGCTGGCTGGAGCAGTCCGCGACCGAGGGGCGCTTCTTCCGCCTCGACGTCTCGACGATCTCGGTGCTGGGCTTCGAGCGGGAGACGCCGGTCCTGCTGAAGTGGAACAGCTGA
- a CDS encoding PHP domain-containing protein has product MRIDLHTHSAASDGTDTPGDLVRAAAVAGLDVVALTDHDAMSGWAEAARAADEVGITLVPGLEISTRLGRRGVHLLGYLPDPTYPPLVAALDRILTGRTERTPAIVAALRGYGIDITEDDVRREAGGSVAAGRPHVADALVRMGIARDRTQAFDDLLNPGRPGYANRYATPLEEMIGLVVAAGGVTVIAHPWGRSGRSVLDEAALARLKDVGLAGIEVDHQDHSPAERAELRGIARDLDLVVTGSSDHHGLGKVDHDLGVHTTDPEQYERLLSLASPPTHR; this is encoded by the coding sequence GTGCGGATCGACCTCCACACCCACTCCGCGGCCAGCGACGGCACCGACACCCCCGGTGACCTGGTGCGCGCGGCCGCGGTGGCCGGGCTGGACGTCGTCGCGCTGACCGACCACGACGCGATGTCGGGCTGGGCGGAGGCTGCCCGGGCGGCCGACGAGGTCGGCATCACGCTCGTGCCGGGCCTCGAGATCAGCACGCGGCTCGGCCGCCGGGGCGTGCACCTGCTCGGCTACCTGCCCGACCCGACGTACCCGCCGCTGGTGGCCGCCCTCGACCGCATCCTCACGGGGCGCACCGAGCGCACCCCCGCGATCGTCGCGGCGCTGCGCGGGTACGGCATCGACATCACCGAGGACGACGTACGCCGCGAGGCGGGCGGGTCCGTGGCCGCGGGGCGTCCCCACGTCGCCGACGCGCTGGTCCGCATGGGCATCGCGCGCGACCGCACCCAGGCCTTCGACGACCTGCTCAACCCGGGCCGCCCCGGCTACGCCAACCGCTACGCCACGCCCCTGGAGGAGATGATCGGGCTCGTCGTCGCGGCAGGTGGTGTCACCGTCATCGCCCATCCCTGGGGACGCAGCGGGCGCTCGGTCCTCGACGAGGCGGCGTTGGCCCGGCTCAAGGACGTCGGACTCGCCGGCATCGAGGTCGACCACCAGGACCACTCGCCGGCCGAGCGGGCCGAGCTGCGCGGCATCGCGCGCGACCTCGACCTCGTCGTCACCGGCAGCAGCGACCACCACGGGCTCGGCAAGGTCGACCACGACCTCGGCGTGCACACGACCGACCCGGAGCAGTACGAGCGGCTGCTGTCGCTGGCGTCACCTCCGACGCACCGCTGA
- a CDS encoding DNA/RNA non-specific endonuclease yields the protein MADLGYDSDFLQTPLAPPGTGEVAGALLDYTHFTVQMHPTRRLAWWVAWNIDGLRLFPSESISRSGERFRADPRIPTTEQTLDEAYDGNRLDRGHVARRSDLLWGTLEEARAANSDSFFFPNITPQMDDFNQSGRGGAWGLLENAVLAQDGLEDRRLTLFAGPVLREDDPTYRGIVQVPREHWKVVVYRMDGELRCKAFVLSQRLVLARWDEQAFLDDFDTYLVPLDLLEERTGLTFAGLWADVPAAELREPGAPVLVENVGQVAW from the coding sequence ATGGCCGATCTCGGGTACGACAGCGACTTCCTGCAGACCCCCCTTGCGCCACCCGGCACCGGTGAGGTCGCGGGCGCACTCCTGGACTACACGCACTTCACCGTGCAGATGCACCCCACCCGTCGACTCGCCTGGTGGGTGGCGTGGAACATCGACGGCCTCCGGCTGTTCCCCAGTGAGTCGATCAGCCGGTCGGGTGAGCGGTTCCGGGCCGACCCGCGCATCCCCACGACGGAGCAGACGCTGGACGAGGCGTACGACGGCAACCGGCTCGACCGAGGGCACGTGGCCCGTCGTTCGGACCTGCTGTGGGGCACCCTCGAGGAGGCCCGGGCGGCGAACTCGGACTCGTTCTTCTTCCCCAACATCACGCCACAGATGGACGACTTCAACCAGTCCGGGCGAGGCGGCGCCTGGGGTCTGCTCGAGAACGCCGTCCTCGCCCAGGACGGCCTCGAGGACCGCCGGCTGACGCTCTTCGCAGGGCCGGTGCTCCGCGAGGACGACCCGACCTATCGCGGCATCGTCCAGGTCCCTCGCGAGCACTGGAAGGTCGTCGTCTACCGCATGGACGGCGAGCTCAGGTGCAAGGCGTTCGTCCTGTCCCAGCGCCTCGTGCTGGCACGATGGGACGAACAGGCGTTCCTCGACGACTTCGACACCTACCTCGTCCCGCTCGACCTGCTCGAGGAGCGCACCGGACTCACCTTCGCCGGCCTGTGGGCCGATGTCCCCGCCGCGGAGCTGCGCGAGCCAGGAGCGCC